The Candidatus Binataceae bacterium DNA segment CGAAGGGTGAGGTGAAGCGCAGAATCCCGCTCAGCACATCCACCCCCCCGCCATCGGCATCGAAACGCCGGCTTTCGCCGATCTTGGGCGCCGGGATTGCCGCACCCGGCGCGATGAGCACGTCGCGATCGTTTAAGGCGTCGGTTGCTTGCGCGAGCACCCGAGCCCGCGCGCGCTGCGCACGCACATAGGCGCTGCCGGGAATCATCATCCCGATTTCCAGCAAGCGCCTGACGTCATCGCCGTAATCCTGCGGCCGAGTGGCCATCCACCGGTGGTGGATTTCGCTGGCCTCGGCCCAGGTCACGATGCCGCTGATGATCCCGGAAAGCGGCAGCGACGGGATCGAGACTTCGTCGACGGTGGCACCCAGATCGCGCAGTTGCTGAGCCGCCGCCGTGAAGGACCGCTGGACGTCAGGCGAGAGGTTGTCGGTCAGTTCGCGCACGATTCCGACCTTCATTCCGGAAATGTCCGCATCGAGGTTCTGCGCATAGTCGGTAACCCGCTCGCGGCTTGAGGTTGAATCGTTGCGGTCGTGCCCGGCGAGCACGTTGAGCATGAGCGCCGCGTCGCGCACGGTCCGGGTGATCGGACCGACGTGGTCCAACGTGTATGCGAGCGGCAGCACCCCATAGCGGCTGACTCGGCTCCAGGTCGGCTTGACCCCGACGCATCCGCACAAGGCGGCGGGAATTCGTATCGACCCTCCCGTGTCGGTGCCGATGGTGGCGGCAGCGGAGCGCGCCACAATCGCAGCCGCGGACCCGCCGCTCGATCCTCCCGGAATGCGGTCGAGCCCGTACGGATTGCGCACGAACCCATGATGCGGATTCGAGGAGGTGATGCCGTAGGCAAACTCGTGCAGGTTCAACTTGCCCAGCAGAATTGCGCCCGCGCGCGCTAGGCGGGTCCACACCGTACAATCGTGAGGCGGTTTGAAATCGCTCAGGATTTTCGATCCGCCGGTGGTGACGATGCCTTTGGTGTAACACAGGTCCTTCAGCCCGATGGGGACTCCATGAAACGGTCCGCGCCATTTGCCCGCGACTATTTCATGCTCGGCCTTGCGCGCAGTCTTACGCGCCAGCTCGTCGGTGACCGTGATGTACGCGCGAATCTTTTCGTCGGTGCGCTGAATGCGGTCGAGGTAGGCCTCGGTCAGTTCGACCGGGGAGATTTCCTTGGCGTGGAGTTTTGCACTCAGCGCCGCGACGTCGAATGAAAGCAGCTCGTCATGTGAATGCGCCATCTGCACGCTCCTACTTTTTCGCGGCGATTCGCGTCGCCCCGGCCATCAGGTTGGGAAAGCCAAACGGTGGCTCGAGCTCGTCGAGCCCCAGCGAATCAAGATTGTGCGCGAGCGAGATCATGGCGCCCGCAGTATTGGCGACCGGGACGGCGGCCTCGTCACTGATCTCATAGTCATAGACGTCCTTCAGCACTCGTTTCACGGTTTCGGGTGTTACCAACGGCATAGTCCTCACCTCTCTAGTCTGGCTTCTGAAGGTTTGCGGTCGAACGCAGTCGACCCTGCGCCTTTATGAGCACGGAATCGAGTAGTTAATTTTCATCGGATGATCTTGTCCGCGCGCAGCGCGGCGATCTTCGCCGCGTCGTAGCCCAGAAATTCACGCAACACCTGGTCCGTGTGCTCGCCGAGCAGCGGCGCCGCGCGATCGATTTGTGCCTGCCGGGTCGCAAACTTCATCAGCGGGCCGGTTTGCCAGACCTTGCCCCACTGCGAGTGTTGCAACTCCGCGATCAATTCATTGGCTGCGACCTGGGGGTCGGCGAAGAGATCCTGGAAATGATTAACCGGCACGGCGGGTACCCGCGCTTGCGCCAGCATGGCCAGAGCCGCGGCGCGATCCTGGGCGGCCAGGTCGGCTTCGAGTGCGGCCGCGAGCTTGCCATCATTCGGTTCATTGGCAGCCTCCGGCCACTTAAGCGCCGGCAGTGACGCGCGCGCGCGGCGCAGCGAATTCCACTGTTCAGCGTCGTCCAGCGAGATGAAAAGCCATTGCTCGTCCCTGCACTTGTAGGCACGCGACAGCGCCGAGCGGCCGCGATGCTCGGCACTGCCATTCTCCAGGTCGGGACGCCCGCGATAGAAGATGAACTCGCCCGCCTGGAGCGCCATCGAGGCTTGCAGCAGGGAGGTCTCGCAGAATTGTCCGCGCCCGGTCCGCTCAAGGGCACACAGCGCGGTGACGCATCCGAGCGCGGAGATCATTGCGGCGCCGTAGTCGCAAATCGCGCAGGTCAGGTAAACCGGATGCCCATGCGGACCACCCTGTGCGGCCATCACTCCGGAGTACGACTGTAACAGCGGGTCAAATCCGGGCCGGCCGTGCTCGGGG contains these protein-coding regions:
- a CDS encoding amidase, encoding MAHSHDELLSFDVAALSAKLHAKEISPVELTEAYLDRIQRTDEKIRAYITVTDELARKTARKAEHEIVAGKWRGPFHGVPIGLKDLCYTKGIVTTGGSKILSDFKPPHDCTVWTRLARAGAILLGKLNLHEFAYGITSSNPHHGFVRNPYGLDRIPGGSSGGSAAAIVARSAAATIGTDTGGSIRIPAALCGCVGVKPTWSRVSRYGVLPLAYTLDHVGPITRTVRDAALMLNVLAGHDRNDSTSSRERVTDYAQNLDADISGMKVGIVRELTDNLSPDVQRSFTAAAQQLRDLGATVDEVSIPSLPLSGIISGIVTWAEASEIHHRWMATRPQDYGDDVRRLLEIGMMIPGSAYVRAQRARARVLAQATDALNDRDVLIAPGAAIPAPKIGESRRFDADGGGVDVLSGILRFTSPFDVTGQPAIALPTGLSSDGLPLAMQIVGRPFAEAIVLQVASAYEKARGALPAPPPL
- a CDS encoding CoA transferase; this encodes PEHGRPGFDPLLQSYSGVMAAQGGPHGHPVYLTCAICDYGAAMISALGCVTALCALERTGRGQFCETSLLQASMALQAGEFIFYRGRPDLENGSAEHRGRSALSRAYKCRDEQWLFISLDDAEQWNSLRRARASLPALKWPEAANEPNDGKLAAALEADLAAQDRAAALAMLAQARVPAVPVNHFQDLFADPQVAANELIAELQHSQWGKVWQTGPLMKFATRQAQIDRAAPLLGEHTDQVLREFLGYDAAKIAALRADKIIR